GGCCACGGAACTTCTGCGGCTCCGCGATCCCAATGTCAATGCCCGCTACTATCCGGAGGTCAGCAAAAAAGAGTACTTAGACCGGCTCTGCGAGGTCAATATCAATACCGGGGCCACCCCGTGTTTCCATAACGATGTCTCCGCTGTTGAGACCTTGACCGGGCAGGGCGTATCCCTTGAGCATGCCATGGATTATTCATCAGTGGGTTGTGTGGAGCCGTCAAGCAGCGGCCGGGCCTACGGTCACACCGGCTGTATATTAATGAATCTTACCTCGGCCATGGAGATGGCCCTTTGGGGAGGCAAACACCGCCTGACCGAAGATGAACAGATCGGGCCGAAGTCAAAACCGGCCGTGGCCATGACTTCTTTCGCAGAATTTAAAAAGGCAATGGAAACGCAGCTTGGCTGGCTGATTAATCAAGTCGTAACTTTGAATAACAATTTAGGCCGGGCCCACCAGGAGATACACCCCACGCCCATGCTTTCCGCCCTGATGGAAGGCTGCATGGAGAAAGGCAAAGATGTCATCTATGGCGGCGCCACCTATAACTCATCCGGCGCGGCCATGATCGGGCTGGCCGATGTGGTGGATTCGGTAACGGCCATTCAGGAATTCGTTTTTGATAAGAAAAAGTTCACTATGGCCGAGATGATTTCGGCCATTAATGCCGACTGGAGCGGCCCTTATAAAAAGCTTCAGGCCATGGTTAAGGCCTCACCGGAAAAGTTCGGCACGGATAGCGAGATGGCCAGGGCTAACGCCGACTGGTTGATAGGTTTCCTGCATGATACCTTCCAGGGTAAGGAAAATTACCGGGGCGGCAAATATACAGTCGGCTACTGGACTATGACCAATCATGCCGGATTTGGCGCGCTCACCGGCGCGCTGCCCAACGGCCGGATAAAGAGTGAGCCCTTTGCCAGCGGTATTACACCGGTATCCGGTTCGGCGCCGGTTTTGACCTCCTGCCTCAATTTTGTGGCCCGCCTCGATCACACCAGAATCGCGGATGGCCATGCCCTGAACCTGAAGTACACCCCCTCTACCACTACAATGTCGCGATTTGCCAACACCATCGAGGCCTTCTTTAAAATGGGCGGCCTGCAGGTGCAGTTTAATATCATCGACCGCAAGACCTTAGAGGATGCGCGAAAGTCTCCGGAGAAGTATCCGGACCTTTTTGTGAGGGTGTCCGGATATACGGCATATTTCAGGGACCTCAATCCCCATATGCAGCAGGAGATAATTACCCGTGCAGAGTATGACCTGGTTACCGGCGAGGAAATTTGAAATTTCAGATTTGAGATGTGAGATCTGGGGAGGTATCCTGATGTTTGATATCGAGGGATTTATAAGCGGGTTATCCATGGATAAGGCCCTGGACCGGCTCGGCGAGAGGTTTTTAAAGAGCCTTGAGGACGAGACGGCCGAGACGTTTTTAGAGGCCCTGCTGGCCTTTATGAGGATCAAATTTATGTTAGACCCGGCCTATCGCAAGAACATCGAAGACTTTAGGGGGCGTTATCAGTTCAGGAGCAGGGACGGCGGTGTGGCCGTGCTGGTTAAATTTGAAGATGGTGATATGAAAATAGGAGAGAAAGTTTCTGATGATGTTAATGTTACAGTATCCTTTAAAGACGGCCGGGCCTTAATGAACTTTTTACTCTCGGCCAACCGGGATATTTTAAAAGGACTTCTGAACAACGAGGTGGTTGTGACCGGCAATCTTAATTATATGTACAAATTTGGCTTCATGGCCAACCATCTCCAACTGGAGTTGACCGGTAATTTGCCTTAATGACCGCTTCTCCAACGGCGAATCTAACAACCACGCCTTCGGCGGATCTGACGACAGCGCGGCCACTGGTCTTTGATATTAAGAGACACGCACTGGAAGACGGGCCCGGTATCCGTAGCACGGTTTTCTTTAAGGGATGCCCGTTAACTTGTTTATGGTGTCAGAACCCTGAATCCATCGACCCTGGCCCGGAGATCGGGTTTTATCCCCGGGATTGTATAAGATGCGGCGATTGTGTCTCCGCCTGCCCGGCAAAAGCCTGTGCGCTCGAAGACCCTTTTCTTATCGACCGGGAAAGGTGTACCAGGTGCGGCGACTGCGTGGAGGCCTGCCCCGGACGCGCCCTGAGGCTGATCGGCCGCTTTTATCCGGTTGATGAGCTGGTGGAGATTCTCCTTAGGGATAAGACCTTTTATGAGGTCTCCGGCGGCGGGGTGACCCTTTCAGGCGGTGAGCCGACTGTTTTTATGGACTATGCCTCGGCTGTCCTAAAGGTGTTGAAGGATTCGGGCATCCATACGGCCATCCAGACCAACGGCTTTTTTGCCTGGAAAGAGTTTGAGGAAAAGATACTTCCCTATGTGGATTTGATCATGTTCGATGTCAAGCTGGCGGATGCAGACAAACACCGGGAATATACCGGCCGGAGCAACAAACCGATACTGACCAACCTTAAGAATCTCCTGGCCGGGCGGGCGGAGGCGGTCTTGCCGCGCATCCCGCTTATCCCGGGATTTACGGCCACGGTGGAAAACCTGCGATCCATATCAGACTTGCTGAAGGGGCTGGGCGTAAAAAAATGTTCCTTGCTTCCTTATAACCCAACCTGGATTTCCAAGACGGAAAATTTTGGTAAAAATGTGGATTCAAGGCTTTCCAGGTATTTGCTCACACCGCAGGAGTTAAAGAAATACCGGGACATATTCAGTTGGTCAGAACTGGTGCCATTTTAGGGGGATCATATTATGCAGATAAAAAAAATATACATTTTTATTGTACTGCCCTGTATCCTACTGCTTTTTCTTGCCTCCTGCGCCACAACTCTTCAACCCAAGCCGGAAAGACCACAGCTCACGCCGAAGTTTACAGAATTTAAATTTGACACCACTGACATCCAGGACGATCCCGTGTTTCTAGCTATCAGGAAGGATTTGGAAGGGAAGGCGTCTATCCTTGAACTTATGCACTTTTACATGAAGGGACTGGAAAAAGATGCCTCTCCGGATTCTCCCTATCTCGGGCGACTGGCCTGGCTTTTTGCCAAGGGGCGCCCGGTCGATCTCCAGGGCCATCACTATGGCCTGGCGCTGGTCTTAAAAAAGGGAGAACATCGCTATGGCGGTTTCCTTAATTGTCTCTGGAGCGCAACTCTAAGCGAGGCCTCACCCTGGGACGGCAAGATATTTGAACCCGCTATCGGAGCTGAGCTTATGGAGTATACAGAAGGCTGGGAAAAAGGCGCCGTCCCTACCTTTATGGGCATAAACTGTTTTAAAGAGGTCTGGGGATCGGTCTGGAATGTCCTGAGTACGGAGGTGCTTACCTTTTGGCTCGGCCTGAAGGACGCGCCGCCGGCAGAGAAAGAGAAATATGGGTATGATAAAAAAGGCGGGCTCTTTATAGCGCATAGGGCAGAATCAGTAGATCCCGGCAATCCGGGCAAGCAGGTTCTCCAGCTCAATTACCGGTGGCGAAACCTTAAAAATTCCCCGCCTCTGCGCTATCTTATAGATGAGCTGGTGGAAACAGCCGACGGCCTTTATCTCGGACAACTGCTTTTTGCCACTGACGACATTCTCAAAGATTATGATCCCGATTGTCCGGCAGCCGCGTACAAGTACGAACATTTTGGCTATTTTCTGTTAATGGACGACGAATGGAACAAAGAAAAAAACTATCTTCTTAGCCCAGGAGGAACGCAATGAAAACCAATACCCTTATCTTAATCTTATGCCTTGTGGCTATTTTTCTTTCTTCCTGCGCCGTCGCCGGCAGGCAGGGAGAAGGCCTGAGACCTCAACCGGAAAAGTTTACCCAGTTTACTTTTAAAAAAGAATGCGTGGAAGGCCCAAAAGACCGGTTGCTGGCGGAAATAGAAAGAGATCTGAAAGAAAGAGGGACAGTTTTAGACCTGATAAAATTTTATTCGGATGAGTT
This region of Thermodesulfobacteriota bacterium genomic DNA includes:
- a CDS encoding glycyl-radical enzyme activating protein; amino-acid sequence: MTASPTANLTTTPSADLTTARPLVFDIKRHALEDGPGIRSTVFFKGCPLTCLWCQNPESIDPGPEIGFYPRDCIRCGDCVSACPAKACALEDPFLIDRERCTRCGDCVEACPGRALRLIGRFYPVDELVEILLRDKTFYEVSGGGVTLSGGEPTVFMDYASAVLKVLKDSGIHTAIQTNGFFAWKEFEEKILPYVDLIMFDVKLADADKHREYTGRSNKPILTNLKNLLAGRAEAVLPRIPLIPGFTATVENLRSISDLLKGLGVKKCSLLPYNPTWISKTENFGKNVDSRLSRYLLTPQELKKYRDIFSWSELVPF
- a CDS encoding pyruvate formate lyase family protein, translated to MVTIDDLSLKDVTLDRLPRLKRLRELHFATRPEICVELPRNITRYMKHPDNPADSPELRAGRLYKYVMENKRPVIADENLLAGTTTARTIGVVLYPDFMALSIWPELETVSRRKKNPFGITRAEIDELNFDIFPYWPDRTIQEVARKDNGNPLCQRIMERIVFYIATKVYCISHTVPNYAMVVERGLLDIIREARERELSSGGSKEDRTKKDFYQAVQLSLSGVISYAANLSREAERLAAKEVNTKRRQELLEMAEVCKRVPAERPRTFREALNAIWICKIALHQENANVALSLGRLDRVLYPFYAEDIKRGMTPAEAVELVGCFWLKIADHVPLSPETGEELFGGSGSNQAVTLGGVDMKGEDAVNDLTYVMLKATELLRLRDPNVNARYYPEVSKKEYLDRLCEVNINTGATPCFHNDVSAVETLTGQGVSLEHAMDYSSVGCVEPSSSGRAYGHTGCILMNLTSAMEMALWGGKHRLTEDEQIGPKSKPAVAMTSFAEFKKAMETQLGWLINQVVTLNNNLGRAHQEIHPTPMLSALMEGCMEKGKDVIYGGATYNSSGAAMIGLADVVDSVTAIQEFVFDKKKFTMAEMISAINADWSGPYKKLQAMVKASPEKFGTDSEMARANADWLIGFLHDTFQGKENYRGGKYTVGYWTMTNHAGFGALTGALPNGRIKSEPFASGITPVSGSAPVLTSCLNFVARLDHTRIADGHALNLKYTPSTTTMSRFANTIEAFFKMGGLQVQFNIIDRKTLEDARKSPEKYPDLFVRVSGYTAYFRDLNPHMQQEIITRAEYDLVTGEEI